The genomic segment GCCCGGCACCCCGCAGTACGCCGCCGAGCACAACCTGCCCAGCCAGTACCCGTCGACGCTGGACGCCAACGTCCCGGTCGGCCAGGACCCGCTGCGCTCGGAGCTGCAGTCCACCTACGGCACCGGTGACATCTACGGCATGCACTGGCTGCTCGACGTGGACAACACCTACGGCTACGGCCGCTGCGGCGACGGCACCACCCGGCCCGCGTACATCAACACCTTCCAGCGGGGCACCCAGGAGTCGGTGTGGGAGACCGTGCCGCAGCCGTCCTGCGACACGTTCAAGCACGGCGGCCCGAACGGCTACCTGGACCTGTTCGTCAAGGAGTCCAGCGCCCCGGCCAAGCAGTGGAAGTACACGAACGCCCCGGACGCCGACGCGCGTGCCGTCCAGGCCGCCTACTGGGCGCTGACCTGGGCCAAGGCGCAGGGCAAGCAGGCCGACGTGGCGGCCACCGTGGCCAAGGCCGCCAAGATGGGCGACTACCTGCGCTACGCGCTGTTCGACAAGTACTTCAAGAAGATCGGCAACTGTGTCGGCGCGACCACCTGCCCGGCCGCCAGCGGTCGTGACTCGGCGCACTACCTGCTGTCCTGGTACTACGCCTGGGGCGGCGCGTACGACGCCTCGCAGAACTGGTCGTGGCGGATCGGCTCCAGCCACAGCCACTTCGGCTACCAGAACCCGTTCGCGGCCTGGGTGATGACCAACGTCTCGGAGCTGAAGCCGAAGTCGCCGACCGCGGCCTCCGACTGGCAGAAGAGCCTCGACCGGCAGCTGGAGTTCTACACCTGGCTCCAGTCGGCCGAGGGCGGCATCGCCGGTGGCGCCACGAACAGCTGGGACGGCAGCTACGCCCAGCCGCCGGCCGGCACCGCCACCTTCTACGGCATGTTCTACGACGTCGACCCGGTCTACAACGACCCGCCGTCGAACCAGTGGTTCGGCATGCAGGCCTGGTCGATGCAGCGCATCGCCGAGCTGTACCTGGAGACCGGCAACGCGAAGGCCAAGGCGCTGCTGGACAAGTGGGTGCCGTGGGCGATCGCCAACACCACGCTCGGCACCAACTGGTCGATCCCGTCGGACATGAAGTGGACGGGCCAGCCGGCCAACTGGAACCCGAGCAGCCCGCAGCCGAACACCAACCTGCACGTCGAGGTGACGGTCAAGGGCCAGGACGTCGGCGTCGCCGGCGCCTACGCCCGCACGCTCATCGCGTACGCGGCGAAGTCCGGCAACACCGCGGCGAAGGACACCGCCAAGGGCCTGCTGGACGCGCTCTCGGCGTCCGCCGACAGCAAGGGCGTCTCGACGCCGGAGAAGCGCGGCGACTACAAGCGTTTCGACGACGTCTACAACGCCGCCGACGGCCAGGGTCTCTACGTCCCCAACGGCTGGACCGGGAAGATGCCCAACGGCGACGCGATCGCCCCGGGCAAGAGCTTCCTGGACATCCGCTCGTTCTACAAGAACGACCCGGACTGGCCGAAGGTGCAGGCGTACCTGGACGGCGGTCCCGAGCCGGTCTTCAACTACCACCGGTTCTGGGCGCAGGCGGACATCGCCATGGCGTACGCCGACTACGGCACCTACTTCCCGCAGGGGTGAGGTGACCCCTCCTCCGTGGGCGGGCGCGAGCCCGCCCGCGGAGGAGGCCGACCCGGCCGATGGGGGAACGGAGCGGCCGGGTCGGCGAACGGCCTGACGCCCACGGTCAGGCCGGGTGGGCCGGCCGTCCGGCCGACGCAGCGGACCGGCCGGCCCACCACTCCGCCCGGCGACGACCCATGGCGCGAAAAGGCACGCAAAAATCAGCGGTCCACGGGATCACATCCGGGCCCTGGACGGAGTAACGTATTTGACGGAGAGGCCGCTCCCCCCGTGGCGGCCTCTCCATTATTCTGTGCGCGCCGCCACACCGTCCGCGCCCGCCGCGTCCACCGGGTGCCGCAGCCCCGGATGACCGGCCGGCAGCGAGCGCCGGATCACCATCCAGCTCCCCGCCAGCGCCGCCGCGATCAGCGGCCAGGTCAGCGCCGCCCGCGCCACGGTGAGCGCGACCACCTGCCCGTACAGCCACAGCGGGATGAACACCGCGACCCGCAGCACGTAGGTGGCGGCCCACACCCAGCTGCCCCGGCCGTACGCCCGCAGCAGCGCCGGGTCGCGCCGCCACCGGGTCCGCTGGCCCAGCGCCGTGCCGACCACCACACCCAGCAGCGGCCACCGCACCACGATGCTCACCACCCAGGCCAGCGCGCTCGCCGTGTTCGCGGCGATCTGGAGCAGGAAGAAGTCGGCCGCCCGGCCGGTGCGCAACGCGATGAGCGCCGCCACGCAGACCGCGAGCAGCCCGACCAGTACCGAGCGGGGACGGTCGCCGCGCCGCCACCGCCAGCCGGCCACCGCCGTACCGGTCAGCACCGCCGCGAGCACTCCGCCGCCCAGCCCGCCGAGCACCCAGCCGAGCCCGAACGCCAGCGGCGGGAGCGTCGCGTCCACCGCCCCGCGCCGGCCGCCGAGCAGGTCGGCCAGCGACTCCGGCCGCGGCCCGTCCGCCGGTTGCCGCTGCGGCGTGCCGGTCACGCGCCACCTCCTCGAATCGCCCGCCTCACCGTACGCCGCCACCGATGGCGCTCCGCCGCGCGCGTCAGCGGTCCTACCGTTAAGTTGTCCGGGTGCGGGAGACGGCGAGGGGTTGGACGGCGGTCTGGTTGGTCGTACTGGCACTGTTCCAGACAGCCGTGTTCGGGCTGGTGTGGCGCTTCGCCGTACACACCGAACTGGGCCAGTGGCTGGACACGGTGGCGCTCACCGGCAACCGGATCGGCCAGGACCGCATCGACGGTCCGGTGGACACCCTCCTCAACGCCATGTCGGTGGTGTCGCTGCTGGCCGCGACCGCGGTGATCGGCTTCATCGCGCTGATCCGGGGGCGCAAGGCGCTCGCCGTCACCGCGACGCTGCTGATCGGCGGCGCGAACGTGACCACCCAGGTGCTCAAGCACTACCTGGTCCGCCCCGACTTCGGCATCGATCCGGAACGGGCCGCCGCCGGCAACAGCCTGCCCAGCGGGCACACCGCCGTGGCGGCCTCGGTCGCGATCGCGCTGATCCTGGTGCTGCCGCGCAAGCTGCGGGTGACCGGAGCGTTCCTCGGCGCCGGGTACGCCGCCGCCGCCGGTGTCGCCACGCTCTCCGCCGGCTGGCACCGGCCCAGCGACGCGGTCGCCGCGTACCTGGTGGTCGGCGCGTGGGCCGCCGTCGCCGGGCTGGTGCTGCTGTTCTTCCAGCGGGAGCAGGCCGTGGTGGAGCCGGGCGACGCGCACCGGATGGCCGGCGCCGTGCTCGCCGGCCTCGGCGTCGTCGCCCTGCTGGCCTCCGCGGTGGCGCTGTCCTGGCTGGTCGACCGTTCCACCATCCCCGTCGAGGCGCTCGGCCGCCGTCCGCTGTTCATCGGGTACGCGGGCAGCGCGGCCGGCATCGGCGGCACGATCGCGGTGGTCGCCGCGCTGGTGCTGGTCGTGGTGCACCGGCTGGTGCCCCGCTGGAAGGGCTGACCGCCGGTGGAGCACGTGCGGGAGGCGTTCCGGGCCGAGTGCGAGCGCCTGGAGCGGGTGCTGCGCGACCTGGACGACGCGGCGCTGGACCGGCCCACCCCGTGCCCGCCCTGGCGGGTACGCGACCTGGTCGCGCACGTGAGCACCGGAGCCGGGCGCCTGGCCGGGATGCTCGCCGAGCCCGCGCCGCCGCGGGCCGAGGTCGACGCGGCCGCCTACTTCGGCGCGGCCAAGTTCAGCCCGCCGGTCGACCGGGACCGCGTCGAGTCCGCCCGGCGGGCGGCCCGGGAGCACCCGGGCGCGGCCGAGGTGGCCGACGAGTTCGCCCGGGCCTGGTGCGCCACCGACGAGGCGGTCGCCGGCGCGCCGCCCGGCCGGGTGGTACGCACCCGGCACGGTGACGCGATGGCGCTGCCGGAGTTCCTGCGTACCCGCGTGGTGGAGGTCGCGGTGCACGGCCTGGACCTGGCCGACGCGCTGGACCGGGCACCGTGGCTGACCCCGGCCGCGGCGGACGTGGTGGTGGGTGTGCTCACCGGCGGCGTGCCGGTGCCGCCGGTCCTGCACTGGGACGCGCTCACCGTGCTGCGCAAGGCCACCGGGCGGCTGCCGCTGACCGGTGGCGAGCGGGCCGAGCTGAGGCGGGCGGGCATCGGCCGGCTGGCCTTCGGCGGCTGACCTCAGCGTCCCGCGCACCGCCGCAGGTGCGCCAGCACGATCGGGTCGATCCGGCCGGGTACGAACCGTTCCTCCAGGTTCTCCAGGCCGGTCCAGGCCGCCAGCGCCTCGTCCAGTCCGTCCGGGCCGACCGGGTGACCGGTGGCGGCGAGCAGTTCCGCGACCTCGGCCGCGAGCGGACCGGCCAGGTCCCGCAGCGTGGCCGGCTCGGGGCGGCCGAACAGCATGTGGTGGATGCCGAGCAGGCGGCCCAGCTCGGCGACCGGGTCCGGATGGTCGTCCACGCGCAGGTCCACCAGTTCGTCGCCGGTGCCGGCGTAGCCGCCGTGGCGCTGCACGACGAGCATCGCGGCGCTCTGCCGGCCGCGCCGGTCACCGCCGGCCGCGTCGCCGGCGGTGAGCGCGGCCAGCAGGCGCTGCGGGAACGGCAGGTCGTCGCGGGCCAGCCAGGCGTCGCGCAGCGCGTCGATCACCTGCGGGCCGGTCAGGATGTTGCCCTGCGCGGCCCAGCCGTCGCCCGCCTGCCCGCCCGCCCAGGGGTGGCAGCGCGGCCCGGTCCAGGTGGCCCCGTCGCCGGTCGCGCCGACCACGGCGAGCTGCCGGTCGTCGCGTCCCGGGTCGGCGGCCACCAGCCCGGCCACCGCGTCGGTGGCGGTCACCCCGGTCCGCAGCAGCGCGAGCGCCTGCGCCCGGTAGGCGAGGTTGGCGTGGGCCTGGGTGGCGACCGCCCCCACCAGCGCCTCGGCGGCCGGCACCAGCGCCCCGGCGGCGAGGAACCGGCTGGCCACCGCCACTCCGAACAGGCGCCCGTCGGCGGAGCGGGCGACGAGCGAGAAGGTCACGCGCGGATCGTAGCCCGGAGGGCGGGCGCGGGACCCCGCTCCGGCGGCACCGCTCAGAACGGCGGCGCGGCGTCCTCCGGCGGGCGGCCCCAGGCGCGGTGCGCGTCGGCGACCGCCACCGCCGTCAGGACCGCCGCGGCGAAGCCCGCCGCGGCGACCGGCGCGAGGCGCACCAGCAGCGGTACGGGCAGCAGCAGCGCGGCGATCCCCACCAGCCGGGACGGGGAGATCCGGCCGAACACCTCGTACTCGAAGCGGGCCCGGCCGGCCAGGAACACGGCCGGCCCGCCGAGGATCATGGCCAGCCAGGGCAGTTCGTTGTGCCCGACCGGGTGCTCGATGACCAGTTCGTAGCCGATCGCGGTGGCGACCACGCCGATCACCATGACCAGGTGGGTGTCGGCGGCGGACCGGCCGACGGTGGCCGGATGCGCGGCCCGGGTCACCGCCTCGCCCAGGATCTGCCCGGCCCGCTGCACGTAGATCCGCCACAGCAGCACCGAGGTGGCGAGCGCGACGGCGAACGCGGTGACCATGCCCCGGCTGGTCGGGGAGCGGGTGAACGACAGGCCGGCGAGCAGGATCGTCTCGCCGAGCGCGACCAGGAAGATCTGCTGGTAGCGCTCGGCCAGGTGCTCGCCGTGGACGTCCCACCGGGAGACCGTGGAGCGGCCCAGCCCCGGCACCGGCCAGCCGAACCGGGCGGCGAGGTACTCCAGCAGCAGCGCCGCGGCCCACAACACCACGCGGGCGCTGCCCGGTAGCAGCGCGCCGGCCAGCCAGAGCACGCCCGTGGCGCAGAACGTGATCAGCATGCGCAGCTTGAGCCGGCGGTACTGCTGCTTGTGCAGCACCAGCACGAGGATCGCCGGCCGGCTGACCTGTGCCACCACGTACGCGGCGGCGAACATCAGGCCGCCGTGGCTGAACGCGCGCGGGATCGCCACCCCCATCACCATGGCCGAGATCAGCGCGGTGATCACGATGACCTGCAACCACAGGTGGTGCGGGTCGTAGCGGCTGGTCGTCCACGCCGTGCCCTGCCAGACGGCCCAGAGCGCGACCAGCAACAGCAGTGTCTTGCCGCCGCCGGTCACCGCCTCCCAGCCGGTCTGCCCGCCCTCCAGCACCAGGTCCTCGAAGGCGCGCGCCGAGATCCGGGTCAGCGCGAACACGTACACCAGGTCGAAGAAGAGCTCCAGGAACGTGGCCCGGTCGGGCCCGCCGCCGGACGTGCGCAGCGCGGCCGGCTCGGCGGTCCTCACCGCCGCGCTCCGTCCCCGGTCCGACTCATGCGGCAGTCGTAACACTCTTTCCCGGCACCTCGGTGCGGATCACCCATATCTGCCTGGATCTTGCTCCGGGCGCTGCCCGACGGGCACCATCGACGGGTGACGAACCGATGGGGCATGACCGTGCCATTGGGCGGAATTCCGCTCGCCGACCACGCCGCTGTCTACGCGGCCCTGGACGACGCCGGGTTCACCGACGTGTGGTCGTCGGAGGTGGCCGGCGCCGACGCGTTCACCCCGCTGGCCCTGGCCGCCGCGTGGTCGCCGCGGCTGCGCCTCGGCACCGCGATCACACCGGTGTTCACCAGAGGACCCGGACTGCTCGCGATGAGCGCCGCCGCGCTGGCCGAGGCCGCGCCGGGCCGTTTCGCGCTCGGCGTCGGCGCCTCCTCGCCGGTGCTGGTACGCGACTGGAACGCGATCGCGTTCGACGAGCCGTTCAAGCGCACCCGGGACGTGCTGCGGTTCCTGCGGGCCGCGTTGCGCGGCGAGACCGTCGACGGGGAGTTCGACACGTTCACCGTCCGGCGGTTCACGCTGGAGCGCCCGCCCAGCGTGCCGCCGCCGGTCGTGCTGGCCGCGCTGCGCCCCGGCATGCTGCGCCTGGCCGCCGCCGAGGCCGACGGGGTGATCCTCAACTGGCTGGCCGCCGACGACGTGCCGACCGCGCTCGCCGAGGTGGGGGAGCGCCGGCCCGGCTTCGAGGTCGCCGCCCGCATCTTCGTCTGCCCCACCGAGGACGCCGCCTACGCCCGCGCACTGGGCCGCCGCATGATCACCGGCTACCTGACCGTGCCCGCGTACGCCGCCTTCCACAGGTGGCTGGGCCGCCAGGACTCACTCGGCCCGATGTGGGAGGCCTGGGCCGCGGGGGACCGGCGGGGCGCCTCCGCCGCCGTACCGGACGAGGTGGTCGACGCGCTGGTGCTGCACGGCTCGCCCGAGCAGTGCGTGGCATCCGTCCGCCGGTACGCCGACAACGGCGTCGACGTGCCGGTGGTCGCGGTGCTGCCCACCCCCGAGATCACCGAAGGTGGCGCGGCGGCCTGGATGGATCTGCTGCCCCGACTCGGCCCCGGAAAGGTGGCCTGAGATGAACCTGACCGACCGGGTGGTGGTGATCACCGGAGGGGCCGGCGGGATCGGCGCGGCACTGGGCCGCCGGTTCGCCGCCGAGGGCGCCGCCGCGATCGTCCTGGCCGACCTGGCCGCCGACGCGGCCCGCGCCGCCGCCGACGCGATCGGCCCGGTGGCCGGCGGCGTCGGACTGGACGTCACCGACGAGGCGGCGGTGCACGCGCTGGTCGACGAGACCGAGCGCCGTCACGGCCGGATCGACCTGTTCTGCGCCAACGCCGGCGTGGCCACCGGTGGTGGCATCGAGGCGCCCGACGCCGACTGGGACCGGGCCTGGAAGGTGAACGTGCTCGGGCACCTGCACAGCGCCCGCGCCGCGCTGCCCGGGATGCTCAGCCGGGGCCAGGGACACCTGCTGCTCACCTGCTCCGCGGCCGGACTGCTGACCGCCGTCGGCGACGCCCCGTACACCGCCACCAAGCACGCCGCCGTCGGTCTCGCCGAGTGGCTGGCGATCACCTACCGGGACGCCGGCATCCGGGTCAGCGCGCTGTGCCCGCAGGGCGTGGACACCCCGATGCTCGCCGACGGCCTCGCCGAGGGACACCTGGGCGCCCGGGTGATCGCGGCGTCCGGGACGATCCTCACCCCGGACCAGGTCGCCGACGCGGTGGTCGCCGGTCTGGCCGAGGAGCGGTTCCTGATCCTGCCGCACCCCGAGGTGGCCGACTACGCGCGGCGCCGCGCCGAGGACCCGGACGGCTGGCAGGCCGGGCTGCGCAAACTCGTCCGGAAGCTGCGGGCCGCCGACCGCTGAGCCCGCCCTCACGACGCGGACGGTCCGGTCAGCGTCGCCACCGGAGCGGCCCCGGATGGACCGTCCACAGCACCTGCCGCCACCGTGACCGGGCCGCGCGCAGCGCGTCGGCGAAGCCGGCGCTCAGCCGTGCGGCCCGGTCCGCCTGTTCCGGCGTGACGCTGCCCGGCGCGAAGCCCGCCTGGTTGAGCAGACCGGCCAGCTCGTCCACCGCCGCGCCATCCGGGTCGCCGCTCGCCGCGCCCTCTCCGGGCCGCGCGGCGCGCGCCTCGGCGAGCGTCCGGCGGGCCTGCTCGGCGACCTCCGCCGCCGCCAGGTCCGGCCCGATCGGATGCCCGGCCAGGCGCAGCGCGTCGGTCAGCTCCCGCCAGGCGCCCGCGACCCGCTCGCCCGGATCGCCCACTGCCAGACGGGAGCGGGTCAACCGGCGGCGCAACGCGACCAGCACCGCCAGCACCGCCCCGACCACCAGCAGCAGGCCACCGGCGCCGCCGCCGACCAGCACCGGCGTGCCGAGCCCGCCCTCGTTCCGCGCGGGCGCGGGCGCGGCGGCCGGGGGAGTGGCGCTCGGCTCCTCGGTGGGCGCCGGCACCTCCGACGGTGGCGGGTCCTCCGGCTGCGGCCGGAAGTCCTCCTCCACCGGGCGGGGCTCGGAGTCGGGACGTGGCATCGGGTCGAACGGCACCCAGCCGACGCCGTCGAACAGCACCTCCGGCCAGGCGTACGCGTCGGCGGCCCGCACCGGCCCGTCGCCCCTCGGCTCGAACCCGACCACCACCCGGGTCGGCAGGCCGGCGAGGCGGCCGAGCACCGCGAACGCGGCGGCGAACTGCTCCGAGGTGCCCCGCTGCCCACCGCCGTTACGCGGTCCGAACAGGAAGAACGCCAGGTTCGGGTACGCGTGCCCGCTCGGCGCGTCGGCGGTCACCCGGTAGTGCTCGGCCAGGAACGTGGCGATCGCGTCGGCGCGCGCGTACGGGGCGCCGTTCGACTCGGCGAGCTGGGCGGCGAGCCGGCGCAACGGCTCCGGTGCCCCGTCGGCCACCCGCAGCACCCGGGCGACCTCGTCACCGGCGGGCACGTTCGCCGTGCTCAGCAGGTTCACGTCCGGGCGCTCCCGCACCGAGGACACCGCGTACCGCAGCCCCGGCGCGAGCCCTTCCGGGCGGATCAGCGTCCCGGTCGCCGGGTCGTACGCCACCCGCGCACCCGTGACCTCGCGCGGCGTGGGCACCGCCGGCAGCAGCCGCCCGGTCAGGTCGCCGACGGTGATCTCCTGGCGCACCTCGTCGGTGGCCGCGTTCGGGGCGGGCTCGGCGGCGGGCAGGATCCGCCCCGCGTTGCGGTACGTGGCACCGACCCGCCAGGTCACGCCGTCGTAGTCGCTGAGCACCGCCAGCCGGATCCGCGGCGGCCCGCCGTCGCCCGCGCCCGCGACGGTACGCACGTCGAGCAGCCGCTGGTCCGGGTTCAACGCCCACCCGGAGATCCGGATCAGCGGGTTCTCGTCCAGCGACTCCACCCGGGGCGGTTCCACGTACCGGCGCGGGTCGACGGGCCGCTCGTCGACCTGGGCGGCCACCACCGGGGCGAGCAGCGCCGCCAGCGCCACCACCACTGCGAGCCCGGCCGCGCTCGCCGCGACCAGCCGCAGCCGCACCGCCGCGCGTACCGCCGGATTGAGACCGGCGACCGGATCGGGCGCCGGGCCGTCGCGGCGCCCGGGTGTCGCCAGGCCGGCCGCCGCGACCGCCGCGAACAGCACCGTCGGGCCGATCGCCGGATCCGCGTTCGGC from the Micromonospora sp. WMMA1947 genome contains:
- a CDS encoding LLM class F420-dependent oxidoreductase codes for the protein MTVPLGGIPLADHAAVYAALDDAGFTDVWSSEVAGADAFTPLALAAAWSPRLRLGTAITPVFTRGPGLLAMSAAALAEAAPGRFALGVGASSPVLVRDWNAIAFDEPFKRTRDVLRFLRAALRGETVDGEFDTFTVRRFTLERPPSVPPPVVLAALRPGMLRLAAAEADGVILNWLAADDVPTALAEVGERRPGFEVAARIFVCPTEDAAYARALGRRMITGYLTVPAYAAFHRWLGRQDSLGPMWEAWAAGDRRGASAAVPDEVVDALVLHGSPEQCVASVRRYADNGVDVPVVAVLPTPEITEGGAAAWMDLLPRLGPGKVA
- a CDS encoding DUF1028 domain-containing protein: MTFSLVARSADGRLFGVAVASRFLAAGALVPAAEALVGAVATQAHANLAYRAQALALLRTGVTATDAVAGLVAADPGRDDRQLAVVGATGDGATWTGPRCHPWAGGQAGDGWAAQGNILTGPQVIDALRDAWLARDDLPFPQRLLAALTAGDAAGGDRRGRQSAAMLVVQRHGGYAGTGDELVDLRVDDHPDPVAELGRLLGIHHMLFGRPEPATLRDLAGPLAAEVAELLAATGHPVGPDGLDEALAAWTGLENLEERFVPGRIDPIVLAHLRRCAGR
- a CDS encoding maleylpyruvate isomerase N-terminal domain-containing protein is translated as MEHVREAFRAECERLERVLRDLDDAALDRPTPCPPWRVRDLVAHVSTGAGRLAGMLAEPAPPRAEVDAAAYFGAAKFSPPVDRDRVESARRAAREHPGAAEVADEFARAWCATDEAVAGAPPGRVVRTRHGDAMALPEFLRTRVVEVAVHGLDLADALDRAPWLTPAAADVVVGVLTGGVPVPPVLHWDALTVLRKATGRLPLTGGERAELRRAGIGRLAFGG
- a CDS encoding phosphatase PAP2 family protein, whose amino-acid sequence is MRETARGWTAVWLVVLALFQTAVFGLVWRFAVHTELGQWLDTVALTGNRIGQDRIDGPVDTLLNAMSVVSLLAATAVIGFIALIRGRKALAVTATLLIGGANVTTQVLKHYLVRPDFGIDPERAAAGNSLPSGHTAVAASVAIALILVLPRKLRVTGAFLGAGYAAAAGVATLSAGWHRPSDAVAAYLVVGAWAAVAGLVLLFFQREQAVVEPGDAHRMAGAVLAGLGVVALLASAVALSWLVDRSTIPVEALGRRPLFIGYAGSAAGIGGTIAVVAALVLVVVHRLVPRWKG
- a CDS encoding glycoside hydrolase family 48 protein yields the protein MARRRRTAMVAATALVIGGVALPAGAAQAAPACDVTYATSDWNNGFTATVTIKNLGDALNNWSLKFAFPNSSQRVVQGWSARWSQSGSEVTATNESWNGSLPTGASTSIGFNGSYSGSNPKPTAFTLNGVACNGAQTNQPPTVSLSVPSGPFEAPADVPLTATAGDADGTISKVEFYRNGLLVNTDTTAPYGYDLLDLPAGSYTVQAKAYDNAGGTAVSEKSFTVTAATGPRLVASPSAVTVSEGGSATVRYTLSAAPTANVPVSLAVTGDSDITVSPSTLTLTPSNWSTGVTATVSAAEDSDTVGGTATITASATGYAPISVVATEADNDTPGGDNDYIKKFLDQYGKIKNSGYFSPEGVPYHSIETLIVEAPDHGHETTSEAFSFWLWLEAQYGRVTQNWAPFNNAWTVMEKYIIPSHADQATAGSPGTPQYAAEHNLPSQYPSTLDANVPVGQDPLRSELQSTYGTGDIYGMHWLLDVDNTYGYGRCGDGTTRPAYINTFQRGTQESVWETVPQPSCDTFKHGGPNGYLDLFVKESSAPAKQWKYTNAPDADARAVQAAYWALTWAKAQGKQADVAATVAKAAKMGDYLRYALFDKYFKKIGNCVGATTCPAASGRDSAHYLLSWYYAWGGAYDASQNWSWRIGSSHSHFGYQNPFAAWVMTNVSELKPKSPTAASDWQKSLDRQLEFYTWLQSAEGGIAGGATNSWDGSYAQPPAGTATFYGMFYDVDPVYNDPPSNQWFGMQAWSMQRIAELYLETGNAKAKALLDKWVPWAIANTTLGTNWSIPSDMKWTGQPANWNPSSPQPNTNLHVEVTVKGQDVGVAGAYARTLIAYAAKSGNTAAKDTAKGLLDALSASADSKGVSTPEKRGDYKRFDDVYNAADGQGLYVPNGWTGKMPNGDAIAPGKSFLDIRSFYKNDPDWPKVQAYLDGGPEPVFNYHRFWAQADIAMAYADYGTYFPQG
- a CDS encoding DUF3159 domain-containing protein is translated as MTGTPQRQPADGPRPESLADLLGGRRGAVDATLPPLAFGLGWVLGGLGGGVLAAVLTGTAVAGWRWRRGDRPRSVLVGLLAVCVAALIALRTGRAADFFLLQIAANTASALAWVVSIVVRWPLLGVVVGTALGQRTRWRRDPALLRAYGRGSWVWAATYVLRVAVFIPLWLYGQVVALTVARAALTWPLIAAALAGSWMVIRRSLPAGHPGLRHPVDAAGADGVAARTE
- a CDS encoding SDR family oxidoreductase; this encodes MNLTDRVVVITGGAGGIGAALGRRFAAEGAAAIVLADLAADAARAAADAIGPVAGGVGLDVTDEAAVHALVDETERRHGRIDLFCANAGVATGGGIEAPDADWDRAWKVNVLGHLHSARAALPGMLSRGQGHLLLTCSAAGLLTAVGDAPYTATKHAAVGLAEWLAITYRDAGIRVSALCPQGVDTPMLADGLAEGHLGARVIAASGTILTPDQVADAVVAGLAEERFLILPHPEVADYARRRAEDPDGWQAGLRKLVRKLRAADR
- a CDS encoding low temperature requirement protein A — translated: MRTAEPAALRTSGGGPDRATFLELFFDLVYVFALTRISARAFEDLVLEGGQTGWEAVTGGGKTLLLLVALWAVWQGTAWTTSRYDPHHLWLQVIVITALISAMVMGVAIPRAFSHGGLMFAAAYVVAQVSRPAILVLVLHKQQYRRLKLRMLITFCATGVLWLAGALLPGSARVVLWAAALLLEYLAARFGWPVPGLGRSTVSRWDVHGEHLAERYQQIFLVALGETILLAGLSFTRSPTSRGMVTAFAVALATSVLLWRIYVQRAGQILGEAVTRAAHPATVGRSAADTHLVMVIGVVATAIGYELVIEHPVGHNELPWLAMILGGPAVFLAGRARFEYEVFGRISPSRLVGIAALLLPVPLLVRLAPVAAAGFAAAVLTAVAVADAHRAWGRPPEDAAPPF
- a CDS encoding transglutaminase domain-containing protein, translated to MVTPPRAEPAERVARVLRAVPVPAALIVLVALSGVVLGRVYADPLLTRLMTGAAVGSVLVGVAARRLPSWLVAPLSVAAMAGWTLLSLRLAAAHAALPGGLGEVTADAARNAIPRLLTAMIPVEPAPDTVLVPVVAAWLTGLTAAEVALRAGRVLLGYLPPALLYAGALYVVGPNADPAIGPTVLFAAVAAAGLATPGRRDGPAPDPVAGLNPAVRAAVRLRLVAASAAGLAVVVALAALLAPVVAAQVDERPVDPRRYVEPPRVESLDENPLIRISGWALNPDQRLLDVRTVAGAGDGGPPRIRLAVLSDYDGVTWRVGATYRNAGRILPAAEPAPNAATDEVRQEITVGDLTGRLLPAVPTPREVTGARVAYDPATGTLIRPEGLAPGLRYAVSSVRERPDVNLLSTANVPAGDEVARVLRVADGAPEPLRRLAAQLAESNGAPYARADAIATFLAEHYRVTADAPSGHAYPNLAFFLFGPRNGGGQRGTSEQFAAAFAVLGRLAGLPTRVVVGFEPRGDGPVRAADAYAWPEVLFDGVGWVPFDPMPRPDSEPRPVEEDFRPQPEDPPPSEVPAPTEEPSATPPAAAPAPARNEGGLGTPVLVGGGAGGLLLVVGAVLAVLVALRRRLTRSRLAVGDPGERVAGAWRELTDALRLAGHPIGPDLAAAEVAEQARRTLAEARAARPGEGAASGDPDGAAVDELAGLLNQAGFAPGSVTPEQADRAARLSAGFADALRAARSRWRQVLWTVHPGPLRWRR